One segment of Pseudoalteromonas rubra DNA contains the following:
- the ispC gene encoding 1-deoxy-D-xylulose-5-phosphate reductoisomerase, translating to MSDKQNLVILGSTGSIGTSTLDVVERNSTQYQVFALVAGRNAQLVIEQALKHQPRYVVMGAEDAATEVREALNSQQTEVLSGTQAMCDIAAHTDVDIVMSAIVGAAGLLPTLAAVEQGKKVLLANKESLVMSGQLFMDKVKRHGATLLPIDSEHNAIFQCLPGVLQKGDSTALDTQGIRKILLTGSGGPFLTRAIDTLADVTVAEAVAHPNWSMGQKISVDSATMMNKGLEFVEAKWLFHCQADDIEVVIHPQSMIHSMVQYIDGSVIAQMGQPDMRTPIAYGLAYPERIEAGVKPLDFADIVDFTFTKPDFNRYPNLKLAIDACRSGQSATTTLNAANEIAVAAFLNEQIGFCDIYRINAEVLERCHLEPLHSVDAIMAQDAQARRLARELISK from the coding sequence ATGAGTGATAAGCAAAACCTGGTTATTTTAGGGTCAACTGGCTCTATTGGCACATCAACGCTGGATGTTGTCGAGCGAAATAGCACACAGTATCAGGTTTTTGCGCTGGTTGCCGGACGTAATGCACAGCTGGTTATTGAGCAGGCGTTGAAGCATCAGCCTCGCTATGTCGTGATGGGAGCTGAAGACGCAGCCACAGAGGTAAGGGAGGCACTTAACAGCCAACAGACTGAAGTGCTTAGTGGCACTCAGGCCATGTGTGACATCGCCGCTCATACTGACGTAGACATTGTGATGTCGGCCATTGTCGGTGCGGCGGGGTTATTGCCAACACTGGCGGCTGTAGAGCAGGGCAAGAAAGTCCTGCTGGCCAATAAAGAATCTCTGGTCATGTCCGGGCAGTTGTTTATGGACAAAGTAAAGCGCCATGGTGCAACTTTGCTGCCCATTGACAGTGAACACAATGCCATCTTTCAGTGCTTACCTGGTGTCTTACAAAAGGGCGACAGCACGGCACTTGATACTCAAGGGATCCGCAAAATTCTCCTGACAGGCTCCGGCGGACCATTCCTGACACGCGCCATTGATACGCTGGCCGATGTAACCGTTGCTGAGGCCGTCGCACACCCTAACTGGTCAATGGGACAGAAGATCTCTGTAGACTCCGCGACCATGATGAACAAAGGGCTGGAGTTCGTCGAAGCAAAATGGCTGTTTCATTGCCAGGCTGATGACATTGAAGTGGTTATTCATCCACAGAGTATGATCCATTCCATGGTGCAATACATAGACGGCTCTGTGATTGCGCAAATGGGCCAACCAGATATGCGAACTCCCATTGCTTATGGTCTTGCTTACCCAGAACGGATAGAAGCGGGCGTTAAGCCACTCGATTTTGCGGATATTGTCGATTTCACCTTTACCAAGCCTGATTTCAACCGCTATCCCAACTTAAAACTGGCAATCGATGCGTGTCGTAGCGGCCAGTCAGCTACAACGACACTGAATGCGGCGAACGAAATTGCTGTTGCGGCCTTTTTGAATGAGCAAATTGGCTTTTGTGATATTTATCGCATAAATGCTGAAGTGCTTGAACGTTGCCACCTCGAACCTTTACACTCTGTGGACGCGATAATGGCACAGGATGCGCAAGCCCGCAGACTTGCCAGGGAACTGATCAGTAAGTAG
- the rseP gene encoding sigma E protease regulator RseP, with product MLEFFWNLGSFIVALGILVAVHEYGHFWVARKAGVKVLRFSIGFGKPLVRWYDKLGTEYVIAAIPLGGYVRMLDERVDEVPVSEQHLSFNNKPVLSRIAISAAGPLANFLFAIFALALMYMVGVQNAKPIVGNVTDSSIAALAQVQPGDRIISVDDEVVQSWQEVTFALMGGLGESQVILKVQDSQGQLALRQLDTREWRLDEQDVPPLTSVGIQPYRPNLKLEIAQIASGSAAEQGGLAVGDKLLRYNNETLDSWEQFVQLVQTSAQQRSHLVVQRAGVEVDLYPTPQGREDNQGVLIGYLGVVPVLEPWPKGYIETRQYGVFDSIVLGVKKTYDLTALSFEMIGNLLTGQVSVKNLSGPVGIAVGAGNSVSYGFVAFLGFLALISVNLGVFNLLPLPVLDGGHLMYYFIELIRKKPVSEKTQELGYKVGAVVLLALTCFALLNDVSRL from the coding sequence ATGTTGGAATTTTTCTGGAACCTGGGTTCTTTCATTGTCGCACTGGGGATCTTGGTGGCTGTACATGAATATGGCCACTTTTGGGTTGCCAGAAAAGCCGGTGTGAAAGTACTCCGGTTCTCAATTGGTTTTGGTAAACCTCTGGTCCGTTGGTATGACAAGCTCGGTACTGAATATGTCATTGCCGCCATTCCTTTGGGTGGGTACGTTCGTATGTTGGATGAGCGTGTGGATGAGGTGCCTGTTTCAGAACAACATCTGTCATTTAACAACAAACCCGTACTTTCCAGAATTGCCATTTCAGCCGCCGGACCCCTTGCGAACTTTCTTTTCGCTATTTTTGCTCTCGCACTTATGTATATGGTTGGCGTTCAGAATGCCAAGCCTATTGTTGGAAATGTGACCGACAGCAGTATTGCGGCTCTGGCTCAGGTGCAGCCGGGCGATCGTATTATCAGTGTCGACGACGAGGTTGTTCAGTCCTGGCAGGAAGTCACCTTTGCGTTGATGGGGGGACTGGGTGAATCGCAGGTTATCCTCAAAGTTCAGGACAGTCAGGGTCAGCTCGCTTTGCGTCAGCTAGATACTCGTGAGTGGCGATTGGATGAGCAAGATGTGCCACCTTTGACGTCTGTGGGTATCCAACCTTACCGCCCTAATCTGAAACTAGAAATTGCGCAAATAGCGTCAGGCTCTGCTGCCGAGCAAGGCGGTTTAGCGGTGGGTGATAAACTGCTGCGTTATAACAATGAAACGCTCGACTCATGGGAACAATTTGTACAGCTAGTACAAACCTCAGCGCAACAACGCAGTCATCTGGTCGTGCAAAGAGCTGGTGTTGAGGTTGATCTTTACCCTACGCCACAGGGCCGAGAAGACAACCAGGGGGTACTTATTGGCTATTTGGGCGTAGTACCAGTGCTTGAACCCTGGCCAAAAGGGTATATTGAAACTAGACAATACGGGGTATTCGATAGTATCGTGCTGGGCGTTAAAAAGACCTACGACTTAACTGCGCTCAGTTTTGAGATGATTGGTAATTTGTTGACCGGTCAGGTATCGGTTAAAAATCTCAGTGGGCCGGTTGGCATTGCTGTAGGGGCCGGAAATAGTGTGAGTTATGGGTTTGTCGCATTTTTAGGCTTTTTGGCTTTAATTAGCGTCAACCTAGGGGTTTTCAACCTTTTACCCCTGCCGGTCTTAGATGGCGGGCACTTAATGTATTACTTTATTGAACTTATTCGCAAAAAACCGGTCTCTGAAAAGACACAAGAGTTAGGCTATAAGGTGGGTGCAGTTGTGCTCCTGGCGCTAACTTGTTTTGCACTACTTAACGATGTATCGAGGCTTTAG